From a region of the Haematobia irritans isolate KBUSLIRL chromosome 4, ASM5000362v1, whole genome shotgun sequence genome:
- the LOC142236101 gene encoding larval cuticle protein 65Ab1-like yields the protein MKSVIIFAALFAVVLAAPRPDAEILKNDSEVGPESFNFNVATSDGFSHKADGNLKDAGSDHEAIVVHGSYSWTDEKTGETFTVNYVADENGFQPTGAHLPVA from the coding sequence atgaaatctGTCATCATTTTTGCTGCTCTCTTTGCCGTTGTTTTGGCTGCCCCACGCCCCGATGCTGAAATCCTCAAGAACGATAGTGAAGTTGGTCCTGAATCTTTCAACTTCAACGTTGCCACCAGTGATGGATTCAGTCACAAAGCCGATGGTAATTTAAAGGATGCTGGTTCCGATCACGAGGCCATCGTTGTCCACGGCTCTTACAGCTGGACCGACGAAAAGACCGGTGAAACCTTCACTGTCAATTATGTTGCTGATGAAAATGGTTTCCAACCCACTGGTGCTCATTTGCCCGTTGCCTAA
- the LOC142236769 gene encoding larval cuticle protein 65Ab1-like, which translates to MKFIILFAALFAVALAAPRPDAEIVKNDSEVGPESFNFNVATSDGFSHKADGNLKDAGSDHEAIVVHGSYSWTDEKTGETFTVNYVADENGFQPTGAHLPIA; encoded by the coding sequence ATGAAATTCATTATACTTTTCGCTGCTCTCTTTGCCGTTGCTTTGGCAGCCCCACGCCCCGATGCTGAAATCGTCAAGAACGACAGTGAAGTTGGTCCTGAATCTTTCAACTTCAACGTTGCCACCAGTGATGGATTCAGTCACAAAGCCGATGGTAATTTAAAGGATGCTGGTTCCGATCACGAAGCCATCGTTGTCCACGGCTCCTACAGCTGGACCGACGAAAAGACCGGTGAAACCTTCACTGTCAATTATGTTGCTGATGAAAACGGTTTCCAACCCACTGGTGCTCATTTGCCCATTGCctaa